DNA from Carassius auratus strain Wakin unplaced genomic scaffold, ASM336829v1 scaf_tig00215406, whole genome shotgun sequence:
CTGGAATATGGCAAAAAATATTGTAGACGTCCCAAGGGATGATTTAAGTAAGTTATCGGATGAAGAACTGCTTAAATGTAGCAAAGAGGAGCTGCTTAGGAGACTCCGGAAAGTGGATGGTGAAAAGATCCACTTGATGGTGGAACACGGGAACATGATGAAGGACGTCAACCGGAGATTACAAGTGCATCTCCACGAAATACGGAGTTTGAAGGAGGTCAACCAGAAACTGCAAGAAGACAACCAGGAGCTTAGAGAACTGTGCTGTTTCTTGGATGATGATCGGCAGAAAGGAAAGAAGCTGTCCAGGGAATGGCAGAGATTTGGCAGGCACACTGCCAGTGTTATGTGGAAGGAGGTTGGTATATTCCAACAAAAACTGAAAGACCTAGAAGCCAACCAAGAGAGTATGATGAGAGAGAATGTGGAGCTGAAGGAAATCATCCTCATGTTGGATGATGAGAGGAATGGAGCCGGATCCAGGAGCTCCATAGACAGCCAATCCAGTCTGACCAATCTGAACGGAGGTTCTGCTACTGTGAGGGATGTTGGAGATGGGAGCAGTACCTCTAGCACGGGTAGTGCTGGAAGCCCTGATCACCACCACAGCCATATTCACAAACCTTCAGAGGGAAAGATCATGTCTATCAGGAGGTCTATGGATGATCTATCAACCAACCATTTTATCAGAAGCATACCGAATGGCCTCAACGGTGAGTTTGGGCTTTTGGATCAATGGTTTTTTTGGAAAGCAAATGTGTTTTAGCAGATCATGTGCATGCAGTTATATTCAGTCGAATATGGTGTAGGAATATGGGTTGTGAATTGATAGAGTATTAGTATCACAAACCTGAAATAGTCTCAGGCATGTAGAAGTGTttcctgaaaacaaacaaaaagcactcTGTAAATCAAGAATTAGAAATAGTGTTAGTAATTCATAGTATTTGACTAATTTAAAGCGTTTAAACAGCAGAAGTTAGAAAAACAAAGTACTTTCTTAACAGATTTTGAAAGAGTTTACGCAAAACATGCTTAAAACACCTTTCTGGTGCCTTTTTAACTTTGAAAGTTTTATGCAGTTGTGTGCATTGGCATCCAAATATAGAAAAGgatgctttttattttcatttcatgccagTAAGTAACATGCAGGGATTGAGACTTCCATTGGTTTTCAGGGAAACAGATTACACAGGCAATTGTGACAGTATTAACAACAACTTAAATTGAACAGGCTGGAGCTACAGATGCTATTGCGTTAATTCCTTCTTCCTGAGAAGTCAGGTCTAATGAGGATTTAATACTCTCTTGGCATTGTGACGTTGGTGCACACTGTCAGTTCTGTCAATTAAACATCAGCTACGTCATTCAAACAACACAGGCGTTTCATTCTAACAAATGGCCGAGAAACTCATTTCTAGTTGAAAATGATGTACACAAATGATCAATAGTAGGAGTAGTTCCatctccagtcatcagtgtccttcagaagtcattttaatatgcttttttggcaagaaacatttataattccTTACTattcattgttgaaaacagcacTGCTtggtatttttgtggaaactgtgataggcCTACATTCACAACAGGATagtttgataaatagaaagttcaaaagaacaacattaatttgaaatttactgtaaatcagtatacatttatttttagtatcGTTGCTTAATAAAACCCCCTACCCCCGTTTctaatttttattgcagtttgtTTTGTTCCTTTTGTTTCATGGCTACTTGTACATTGCTTTCCCCTGTTCAGCCTCTCAGTGATTGGTACACATAGGAAATTGGATctttacaattgttatttgcattgCACTTTTCAATTTCAGCAGATGCTTATATCTTAAATGACTTACTAATGTGGAATGCTACCATGAAATTGAGTGCAGAATTTCAAAAACTCTCTGAGAGGTGCAAGCAATGTGTCATGTGCATAATACGTGACATGCATCTGATAAAAACAGGAATTGTTCTATTGTAATAAAAGAACACATTACTCAGCAGTCCAGGCCTATTCCATCAGCAAGATTCACTCAAAAGTCAAGACTAACAGTAGTGTTCCCGCCACATGACTGGAGATTGATGACAAGCTTACCTCTAGTGTAGCAGAAAAAATATCTGTTATTTACTGCTGATAATGCCAGCTGGAAGCGCCTGGCATTgataagaatgtttttattttttcaattcttTTTTGGCTAACTGGTAGGTGTTTTAGACATTCTCAAAAGTGTTTTTGATGTGAGTCGAcattcaaaatgatttttaaacgtTTATCAGTGGGATATTTTGATTATTCAGTGTTACAGAACAATGGGTTCATTGcttctatttattcatttcagaCTTTCATATATTGTTAGAGAGAGGCCAAATAGACAGAacgtagagctgcacgattaatcgttaaaagatcgcgatctcgattcagacaccctctcgatctcatttctaaaagacgacgattccccgagtctgttaaacctttgacaaagtcttaccggatcatccagatccgtgcgcgcactgccgctgacacagagagagctcttaccatgtttggttaagaaacatcttcacaaacagtcttttcaactacacagtattatatctgtcttacagtcatttatattatcacagaaatactgggataaagtttatagtttaaatataaacattgatgtctatatggcagcgatcaaaatataacaaatccccttttgaaagtactgcgctttaaataacgtttgtgtcgattgcattgtttcaccaataggtggcgacaagtgtcttaatttatttgtcaatgaattaatttttcattcaagagaatcgttcaaaaacgctgattcatccagaaatgaaacaagtgtagtaggtttatgagtgagtcgttgaatcagtgatctaaacaa
Protein-coding regions in this window:
- the LOC113094534 gene encoding coiled-coil domain-containing protein 85C-A → MAKNIVDVPRDDLSKLSDEELLKCSKEELLRRLRKVDGEKIHLMVEHGNMMKDVNRRLQVHLHEIRSLKEVNQKLQEDNQELRELCCFLDDDRQKGKKLSREWQRFGRHTASVMWKEVGIFQQKLKDLEANQESMMRENVELKEIILMLDDERNGAGSRSSIDSQSSLTNLNGGSATVRDVGDGSSTSSTGSAGSPDHHHSHIHKPSEGKIMSIRRSMDDLSTNHFIRSIPNGLNDSSSNYIRQLESKVQILEEDNKQLLSQQGSMGDLKTLRKGLSLYHSESQLSSLSQFQDTLQNRSTRMPGGDLLSPVTGYLPAAQKPEAVVHAMKVLEVHENLDRKLPEDYEEDLSEKEKAIVREMCNVVWRKLGDAAGSKPSIRQHLSGNQFKGPM